Sequence from the Heterodontus francisci isolate sHetFra1 unplaced genomic scaffold, sHetFra1.hap1 HAP1_SCAFFOLD_374, whole genome shotgun sequence genome:
tgggaagtgattcactcagtcatccaacctgctgatataccagtgagttcacaatgtgGAGAGATCGTTCACCTTCTCAGAGTGTCGGAAGAtattcactcagtcattctaccttctgatacaccagtgagctcacactggggagaggccattcccctgctcagagtgttggatgagattcactcagtcatcctgcctgctgttacaccagtgagttcaaactggggagagaccattcacctgctcagagtctagTAGGAGATTCAGTCAGTCATACTAccagctgaaacaacagtgagttcacaatggggagagaccattcacctgctcagaatgttggaagagattcactcagtcatccaacctgctgatataacAGTGAGTTCACTTTGGGGAGAGACCGTACACCTGCTCAGCGTGTCGgacgagattcactctgtcatcctaccttctgatacaccagtgagttcacactggggtgaGACCATTCAGTTGCTCAGATTGTGggctgagattcactcagtcatcctgcctgctggaaCACCAGacagttcacacttgggagagaccattcacctcctcagagtgtgggatgagattcactcagtcatcatacctgctgatacaccattgagttcacactggggagagaccattcagcagCTCAGAGTGTCGGATGAGTTTCAATCTGTCATCCtgtctgctgatacaccagtgtgtTCACACTGGGGTGTGACCGTTCACCttttcagagtgtcggaagagattcagtcagtcatcctaccttctgatacaccagtgagatcacactggggagagacgattcacctgctcagactgtgggatgagattcactcagtcatccaaactgctgagacACCAATGAGTTCGCACAGGGGAGAGacatttcacctgctcagagtgtgggaaagagattcactctgtcatccaaactgctgataaaccagtgagttaacactggggagagaccgttcacctgttcagagtgtggacagagattcactcagtcatccttccagcttaaacaccagtgagttatcactggggagagaccgttcacctgttcagattgtgggaagggattcactcagacatcctaccttctgatgcaccagtgagttctcactggggagagaccattcacctggtcagaatgtgggaagtgattcactcagtcatccaaccttctgatataccagtgagttcactttgggtagagaccgttcacctgctcagagattcggaagagattcactcagtcatcctaccttctgatacaccagtgagttcacagtggggagagaccattcacctgctctgagtgtgggatgagattcactcagtcatcctgcctgctggaaCACCAGTCAGTTCAAACTTGGAAGAgactgttcacctgttcagagtgtggcatgggattcactctgtcatcctacctgctgatacactagtgagttcacacaggggagagacgtttcacctgctcagagtttggcatgagattcactcagtcatcctacctgctgatacaccagagacttcacactggggagagatcattcagcagctcagagtgtgggatgagattcactcagtcatcctgcctgctgatacaccagtgagttcacactggggagagaccgttcaccttttcagagtgtcggaagagattcagtcagtcatcctaccttctgatacaccagtgagatcacactggggagagacgattcacctgctcagactgtgggatgagattcactcagtcatccaaactgctgagacACCAATGAGTTCGCACAGGGGAGAGacatttcacctgctcagagtgtgggaaagagattcactctgtcatccaaactgctgataaaccagtgagttaacactggggagagaccgttcacctgttcagagtgtggacagagattcactcagtcatccttccaTCTTAaacaccagtgagttatcactggggagagaccgttcacctgttcagattgtgggtgggattcactcagtcatcctacctgttgatacaccagtgagttcacactggggagagacgattcacctgctcagactgtgggatgagattcactcagtcatcctgcctgctgatacaccagtgagttcacactggggagagaccattcacctggtcagaatgtgggaagtgattcactcagtcatccaaccttctgatataccagtgagttcactttgggtagagaccgttcacctgctcagagattcggaagagattcactcagtcatcctaccttccgatacaccagtgagttcgcagtggggagaggccattcacctgctctgagtgtgggatgagattcactcagtcatcctgcctgctggaaCACCAGTCAGTTCAAACTTGGAAGAgactgttcacctgttcagagtgtggcaagggattcactctgtcatcctacctgctgatacacgagtgagttcacacaggggagagacgtttcacctgctcagagtttgggatgagattcactcagtcatcctacctgctgatacaccagagaCTTCACACTGGGTAGAGATCATTCagcagctcagagtgtgggatgagattcactcagtcatcctgcctgctgatacaccagtgagttcacattggggagagaccgttcaccttttcagagtgtcggaagagattcactcagtcatcctaccttctgatacaccagtgagttcacgctggcgagagaccattcacctgctcagactgtgggatgagattcactcagtcatccaaacttctgatacaccagtgagttcacacaggggagagacctttcaccagctcagagtgtgggaaagagattcactcagtcatcctaccttctgatacaccagtgagttcacactggcgagagaccattcacctgctcagactgtgggatgagattcactcagtcatccaaactgctgatacaccattgcgttcacacaggggagagacctttcaccagctcagagtgtgggaaagtgattcactcagtcatcctccctgCCGATACGccagagagttcacactggggagagaccattcacctgctcagagtgtgggatgagattcactcagtcatccagcctgctgatacaccagtgagttcacactggggagatacCATTCACCTGTCCAGactctggtaggagattcactcagtcatcctacctgctgaaacaacagtgagttcacaatggggagagaccattcacctgctcagagtgtgggaagtgattcactcagtcatgcaacctgctgatacaccagtgagttctcactggggagtaaccgttcacctgctcagtgtacgggaagaggttcactcagtcatcctaccagctgatacatcagtgagttcacactggtgagagaccattcccctttcagagtgtgggaaaggattaactcagtcatcctacctgctgatgcaccagtgggttcacactggggagagaccattcaactgCACAGAGTATGGCAGGAGATTCACTCTGTTATCCTAAATGCtcatacaacagtgagttgacaatggggagagaccgttcacctgctcagagtgtgggaagtgattcactcagtcatccaacctgctgatagacatgtgagttcacactggggagagaccgttcacctgctcagagtgtcggatgggattcactcagtcattctaccttctgatacactagggagttcacacaggggagagaccattcacctgctcagcgtctggtaggagattcagtcaggcatcggacctgctgaaacaacagtgagttcacaatggggagagaccattcacttgctcagagtgtgggaagagattcactcagtcatcctaactgctgatacatCAGTGAGATAACAATGGGgacagaccattcacctgctcagagtgtgggaagtgattcactcagtcatcctacgtgctgatactccagtgagttcacacaggggagattCCGTTCACCTgcccagagtgtgggatgagattgactcagtcatcctacgtgctgatacaccagtgagttcacactggggagagaccattcagcagctcagagtgtgggatgtgattcactcagccatcctacctgctgatacaccagtgagtctacactgtggagagaccgttcacctgctcagtgtacgggaagagtttcactcagtcatcctacctgctgatacaccagtgagttcacattggggagagaccattcactgcTCAGAGTCTGGTTGCAGATTCACTCAGATATCCTACctactgaaacaacagtgagttcacaatggggagagaccattcacctactcagagtgtgggaagtgattcactcagtcatgcaacctgctgatacaccagtgagttctcacTGCGGAGAGaatgttcacctgctctgagtgtcggaagagattcacgcagtcatcctaccttctgatacaccagagagttcacactggggagagaccaattACCTGCTCAgactgggatgagattcactcagtcatcctaacttcTGATACATcagtgagttaacaatggggacagaccgttcactgttcagagtgtgggaagtgattcactcagtcatccaaactccTAATAAACCaatgggttcacactggggagagaccgttcacctgctcagtgtacgggaagaggttcactcagtcatcctacctgctgatacgccAGTGAGTTCGCACTGGGGAGAGAACATTCTCCTTttagagtgtgggaaaggatttactctgtcatcctacctgctaatACACCagtagttcacactggggagagaccattcacctgctcagagtcttgtaggagattcactcagtcatcctacctgctgatacaacagtgaattGACAATGGGGATGGACCATTCACCTgctgagtgtgggaagtgattcactcagtcatccaacctgctgatataccagtgagttcacaatgtgGAGAGATCGTTCACCTTCTCAGAGTGTCGGAAGAtattcactcagtcattctaccttctgatacaccagtgagctcacactggggagaggccattcccctgctcagagtgttggatgagattcactcagtcatcctgcctgctgttacaccagtgagttcaaactggggagagaccattcacctgctcagagtctagTAGGAGATTCAGTCAGTCATACTAccagctgaaacaacagtgagttcacaatggggagagaccattcacctgctcagaatgttggaagagattcactcagtcatccaacctgctgatataacAGTGAGTTCACTTTGGGGAGAGACCGTACACCTGCTCAGCGTGTCGgacgagattcactctgtcatcctaccttctgatacaccagtgagttcacactggggtgaGACCATTCAGTTGCTCAGATTGTGggctgagattcactcagtcatcctgcctgctggaaCACCAGacagttcacacttgggagagaccattcacctcctcagagtgtgggatgagattcactcagtcatcatacctgctgatacaccattgagttcacactggggagagaccattcagcagCTCAGAGTGTCGGATGAGTTTCAATCTGTCATCCtgtctgctgatacaccagtgtgtTCACACTGGGGTGTGACCGTTCACCttttcagagtgtcggaagagattcagtcagtcatcctaccttctgatacaccagtgagatcacactggggagagacgattcacctgctcagactgtgggatgagattcactcagtcatccaaactgctgagacACCAATGAGTTCGCACAGGGGAGAGacatttcacctgctcagagtgtgggaaagagattcactctgtcatccaaactgctgataaaccagtgagttaacactggggagagaccgttcacctgttcagagtgtggacagagattcactcagtcatccttccagcttaaacaccagtgagttatcactggggagagaccgttcacctgttcagattgtgggaagggattcactcagacatcctaccttctgatgcaccagtgagttctcactggggagagaccattcacctggtcagaatgtgggaagtgattcactcagtcatccaaccttctgatataccagtgagttcactttgggtagagaccgttcacctgctcagagattcggaagagattcactcagtcatcctaccttctgatacaccagtgagttcacagtggggagagaccattcacctgctctgagtgtgggatgagattcactcagtcatcctgcctgctggaaCACCAGTCAGTTCAAACTTGGAAGAgactgttcacctgttcagagtgtggcatgggattcactctgtcatcctacctgctgatacactagtgagttcacacaggggagagacgtttcacctgctcagagtttggcatgagattcactcagtcatcctacctgctgatacaccagagacttcacactggggagagatcattcagcagctcagagtgtgggatgagattcactcagtcatcctgcctgctgatacaccagtgagttcacactggggagagaccgttcaccttttcagagtgtcagaagagattcagtcagtcatcctaccttctgatacaccagtgagatcacactggggagagacgattcacctgctcagactgtgggatgagattcactcagtcatccaaactgctgagacACCAATGAGTTCGCACAGGGGAGGTacatttcacctgctcagagtgtgggaaagagattcactctgtcatccaaactgctgataaaccagtgagttaacactggggagagaccgttcacctgttcagagtgtggacagagattcactcagtcatccttccaTCTTAaacaccagtgagttatcactggggagagaccgttcacctgttcagattgtgggtgggattcactcagtcatcctacctgttgatacaccagtgagttcacactggggagagacgattcacctgctcagactgtgggatgagattcactcagtcatcctgcctgctgatacaccagtgagttcacactggggagagaccattcacctggtcagaatgtgggaagtgattcactcagtcatccaaccttctgatataccagtgagttcactttgggtagagaccgttcacctgctcagagattcggaagagattcactcagtcatcctaccttccgatacaccagtgagttcacagtggggagagaccattcacctgctctgagtgtgggatgagattcactcagtcatcctgcctgctggaaCACCAGTCAGTTCAAACTTGGAAGAgactgttcacctgttcagagtgtggcaagggattcactctgtcatcctacctgctgatacactagtgagttcacacaggggagagacgtttcacctgctcagagtttgggatgagattcactcagtcatcctacctgctgatacaccagagaCTTCACACTGGGTAGAGATCATTCagcagctcagagtgtgggatgagattcagtcagtcatcctgcctgctgatacaccagtgagttcacattggggagagaccgttcaccttttcagagtgtcggaagagattcactcagtcatcctaccttctgatacaccagtgagttcacgctggcgagagaccattcacctgctcagactgtgggatgagattcactcagtcatccaaacttctgatacaccagtgagttcacacaggggagagacctttcaccagctcagagtgtgggaaagagattcactcagtcatcctaccttctgatacaccagtgagttcacactggcgagagaccattcacctgctcagactgtgggatgagattcactcagtcatccaaactgctgatacaccattgcgttcacacaggggagagacctttcaccagctcagagtgtgggaaagtgattcactcagtcatcctccctgCCGATACGccagagagttcacactggggagagaccattcacctgctcagagtgtgggatgagattcactcagtcatccagcctgctgatacaccagtgagttcacactggggagatacCATTCACCTGTCCAGactctggtaggagattcactcagtcatcctacctgctgaaacaacagtgagttcacaatggggagagaccattcacctgctcagagtgtgggaagtgattcactcagtcatgcaacctgctgatacaccagtgagttctcactggggagtaaccgttcacctgctcagtgtacgggaagaggttcactcagtcatcctaccagctgatacatcagtgagttcacactggtgagagaccattcccctttcagagtgtgggaaaggattaactcagtcatcctacctgctgatgcaccagtgggttcacactggggagagaccattcaactgCACAGAGTATGGCAGGAGATTCACTCTGTTATCCTAAATGCtcatacaacagtgagttgacaatggggagagaccgttcacctgctcagagtgtgggaagtgattcactcagtcatccaacctgctgatagacatgtgagttcacactggggagagaccgttcacctgctcagagtgtcggatgggattcactcagtcattctaccttctgatacactagggagttcacacaggggagagaccattcccctgctcagagtgttggatgagattcactcagtcatcctgcctgctgttacaccagtgagttcacactggggagagaccattcaccttctcagcgtctggtaggagattcagtcaggcatcggacctgctgaaacaacagtgagttcacaatggggagagaccattcacttgctcagagtgtgggaagagattcactcagtcatcctaactgctgatacatCAGTGAGataacaatggggagagaccattcacctgctcagagtgtgggaagtgattcactcagtcatcctacgtgctgatactccagtgagttcacacaggggagattCCGTTCACCTgcccagagtgtgggatgagattgactcagtcatcctacgtgctgatacaccagtgagttcacactggggagagaccattcagcagctcagagtgtgggatgtgattcactcagccatcctacctgctgatacaccagtgagtctacactgtggagagaccgttcacctgctcagtgtacgggaagagtttcactcagtcatcctacctgctgatacaccagtgagttcacactggggagaggtcattcccctttcagagtgtgggaaaggatttactcagtcatcctacctgctgatacaccagtgagttcacattggggagagaccattcactgcTCAGAGTCTGGTTGCAGATTCACTCAGATATCCTACctactgaaacaacagtgagttcacaatggggagagaccattcacctgctcagagtgtgggaagtgattcactcagtcatgcaacctgctgatacaccagtgagttctcacTGCGGAGAGaatgttcacctgctctgagtgtcggaagagattcacgcagtcatcctaccttctgatacaccagagagttcacactggggagagaccaattACCTGCTCAgactgggatgagattcactcagtcatcctaacttcTGATACATcagtgagttaacaatggggacagaccgttcactgttcagagtgtgggaagtgattcactcagtcatccaaactgctaaTAAACCaatgggttcacactggggagagaccgttcacctgctcagagtgtcggacgagattcactcagccatcctaccttctgatacaccagtgagttcacaatggggagagaccatgcAGCTgcacagagtgtgggatgagattcactcagtcatcctgcctgctgatgcaccagtgagttcacacttgggagagaccgttcacctgttcagagtgtgggaagggattcactcagtcatcctacctgctgatacaccagtgagttcacacaggggatataccgttcacctgctcagagtgtgggatgagattgactcagtcatcctacctgctgatacgccagtgagttcacactggggagagaccattcagcagctcagagtgtgggatgtgattcactcagtcatcctacctgctgatacaccagtgagatcacactgtggagagaccgttcacctgcacaGTGTACGGGAAGagtttcactcagtcatcctacctgctgatacaccagtgagtcaaCACTGGGCAGAGATCATTCCCCTTtcggagtgtgggaaaggatttcctcagtcatcctacctgctgatacaccagtgagttcaaactggggagagaccattcacctgctcagagtctggtaggagattcactcagacatcctacctgctgaaacaaaagtgagttcacaatggggagagaccattcacctgctcagagtgtgggaattgattcactcagtcatgcaacctgctgatacaccagtgagttctcaatggggagagaccgttcacctgctcagagtgtgtgatgagattcactcagtcatgctgcctgctgatacaccagtgagttcacactggggagatcccattcacctgctcagactctggtaggagattcactcagtcatcctacctgcttatacaacagtgagttgacaatggggagagaccattcagctgctcagagtgtgggaggtgattcactcagtcattcaacctgctgatataccagtgggttcacactggggagagaccgttcacctgctcagtgtacgggaagaggttcactcagtcatcctacctgctgatacataagtgagttcacactggggagagaccattcccctttcagagtgtgggaaaggatttactcagtcatcctacctgctgatacaccagtgggttcacactggggagagaccattcacctgctcagcgtctggtaggagattcagtcaggcatcccacctgctgaaacaacagtgagttcacaatggggagagaccattcacttgATCAGAGAgttggaagagattcactcagtcatcctaactgctgatacaacagtgagttaacaatggggacagaccgttcacctgctcagagtgtgggaagtgattcactcagtcatccaacctgctaatataccagtgagttaacactggggagagaccgttcacctgctctgagtgaggacagagattcactcagtaatcctaacagctgatacaccagtgagttatcaatggggagagaccgctcacctgttcagattgtgggatgtgattcactcagtcatcctaccttctgatacaccagtgggttttcactggggagagaccattaaactgctcagagtgtgggatgagattcagtcactcatcctgcctgctgatacaacagtgagttctcactggggagagaccgttcacctgctcagagtgtaggaagagattcactcagtcatcctaccttctgatacaccagtgagttcacactggggagagaccattcagctgctcagagtgtgggaggtgattcactcagtcatctcgcCTGCTCatacacaagtgagttcacacttgggagtgaccgttcacctgttcagagtgtgggaagggattcactcagtcatcctacctgctgatacaccagtgcgttcacacaggggagagatcgttcacctgctcagagtgtgggatgagatgcactcagttatcctgcctgctgatgcaccagtgagttcacacttgggagagaccattcccctgctcagggtgttggatgagattcactcagtcatcctgcctgctgttacaccagtgagttcacactggggagagaccattcagcagctcagagtgtgggatgagattcactcagtcatcctaccttttgatacaccagtgagttcacactggggagagaacattcagctgctcagagtgtaggatgagattcactcagtcatcctacctgctgatacaccagtgagttcacactggggagagaccattcagcagctcagagtgtgggatgagattcactcagtcatcctaccttttgatacaccagtgagttcacactggggagagaccattcagcagctcagagtgtgggatgagattcactcagtcatcctgcctgctgatacacaagtgagttcacactggggagatacCTTTCACCTTTTCAGAGTGTTGGAATAgatgcactcagtcatcctacctgctgatacaccagtgagttcaaaatggggagagaccattcacctgctcagagtgtgggatgagattcactcagtcatccaaactgctgatacaccagtgagttcacactggggagagacattaaacctgctcagagtgtgggaaagagattcactctgtcatcctaactgctgatacaacagtgagttaacaatggggacagaccgttcacctgctcagagtgtgggaagtgattcactcagtcatcccaccttttgatacaccagtgagttcacactggggagagaacattcagctgctcagagtgtgggatgagatttactcagtcatccttccagctgatacaccagtgagttcacacttgggagagaccgttcacctgttc
This genomic interval carries:
- the LOC137361187 gene encoding oocyte zinc finger protein XlCOF26-like, encoding MRFTQSSCLLEHQSVQTWKRLFTCSECGMGFTLSSYLLIHYGERPFTCSECGMRFTQSSCLLEHQSVQTWKRLFTCSECGKGFTLSSYLLIHEVHTGERPFTCSECGMRFTQSSSLLIHQ
- the LOC137361189 gene encoding oocyte zinc finger protein XlCOF26-like, with translation MFTCSECRKRFTQSSYLLIHQRVHTGERPITCSDWDEIHSVILTSDTSSSKLLINQWVHTGERPFTCSECRTRFTQPSYLLIHQPFTRSECGRRFTQSSYQLMHQLVITGERPFTSSECGK
- the LOC137361188 gene encoding gastrula zinc finger protein xLCGF3.1-like; translated protein: MFTCSECRKRFTQSSYLLIHQRVHTGERPITCSDWDEIHSVILTSDTSSSKLLINQWVHTGERPFTCSVYGKRFTQSSYLLIRQVWERIYSVILPANTPVVHTGERPFTCSESCRRFTQSSYLLIQQ